Proteins from a genomic interval of Flammeovirgaceae bacterium SG7u.111:
- a CDS encoding SPOR domain-containing protein has product MITKKIYFLLLSFTLAFSSLSAQSDHYLFFDGTYEQLQTRALNSDSPYFVFVYANWSLQAKKMYENTFTSPEFIKYAESKWIGMDLDGESIITAGSAITEKYQLIFFPTVLFFTPEGKYLGRLPGYKSPAELIAKMKELENEKGAPELALDLSDEQPQAVQKPGEYLFKVDAKLLDRTGYGVQIGVFSNYRNVFTKILELQNKKYHKNVSVFIKDMGDGQLSYKVILGPVPDKKIAENYLGALKKKDATYYANSILVDLKDL; this is encoded by the coding sequence ATGATTACGAAAAAAATCTATTTCCTACTTCTTTCTTTTACTTTAGCTTTTTCTTCGCTCAGCGCCCAGTCAGACCATTATTTGTTTTTTGATGGAACGTACGAGCAGCTCCAAACCCGCGCACTCAATTCGGATAGCCCATATTTTGTTTTTGTATATGCTAACTGGAGTTTACAGGCTAAAAAAATGTATGAGAACACGTTCACTTCTCCAGAGTTTATCAAATATGCTGAAAGCAAGTGGATTGGGATGGATTTGGACGGCGAATCTATCATAACCGCTGGTTCGGCTATTACCGAAAAATATCAACTGATATTTTTCCCAACCGTGTTGTTTTTCACACCCGAAGGAAAGTACTTGGGCAGGCTTCCTGGTTACAAAAGCCCTGCTGAGCTGATAGCCAAAATGAAAGAACTGGAAAACGAGAAAGGCGCCCCGGAATTGGCACTCGATCTTTCGGACGAACAACCACAGGCTGTGCAAAAACCAGGCGAGTATTTGTTTAAAGTAGATGCTAAACTGCTTGACCGCACCGGGTATGGCGTGCAAATTGGCGTATTCAGCAACTACCGAAATGTATTCACCAAGATATTGGAATTACAAAATAAAAAGTACCACAAAAACGTCTCTGTTTTTATCAAAGATATGGGAGATGGTCAGCTTTCTTACAAAGTAATATTAGGTCCTGTACCCGATAAAAAAATTGCAGAAAATTATTTGGGTGCACTAAAGAAGAAAGACGCTACTTATTATGCCAACAGCATTTTAGTTGACCTAAAAGATTTATAA
- a CDS encoding sugar kinase: MSKIVTFGEVMMRLAPPGHAKFSQASNLELTFGGGEANVAISLAYFGDQATHVTRFPDNSIGKAATQFLRHHWVDTDEVIYGEEEIGLYFLERGAVHRSSKVVYNRFNSAFATMQPEMLDWDQIFKDADWFHWTGITPGISKNVADTCLDAIKAAKRKGVMVSSDMTYRKNLWQYGKKPGDVMGEMIANCDIVITGANDISEIFGFPEQGKPKDEEFAFQAKKLMERYPDIKKVADKERNSLNASHNTLKGRMWDGEQLLLTETLDVTHIIDRVGTGDAYAAGLIYGLLHLESDQHALEFAIAACALKHTIEGDANMVSVSDVEGLVGGNTSGAIIR; encoded by the coding sequence ATGAGCAAAATAGTCACTTTTGGGGAAGTGATGATGAGACTTGCCCCACCTGGCCATGCCAAGTTTTCACAGGCTTCCAACCTTGAGCTTACCTTCGGTGGCGGCGAGGCGAATGTAGCCATTTCACTTGCATATTTTGGCGACCAAGCCACCCATGTTACCCGCTTTCCTGACAACAGCATTGGAAAGGCTGCCACCCAATTTCTCCGCCACCATTGGGTAGATACCGACGAGGTGATTTATGGAGAGGAGGAAATAGGGCTGTACTTTTTGGAAAGAGGAGCGGTACACCGGTCGAGCAAGGTTGTCTACAATCGGTTCAATTCTGCTTTTGCCACTATGCAACCCGAAATGCTTGACTGGGACCAAATTTTCAAAGATGCCGATTGGTTTCACTGGACAGGGATTACTCCTGGAATTTCCAAAAATGTTGCCGACACCTGCCTCGACGCAATTAAAGCTGCAAAAAGAAAGGGGGTTATGGTTTCTTCTGATATGACCTATAGGAAAAACCTTTGGCAATACGGGAAAAAACCTGGCGATGTAATGGGCGAGATGATTGCCAATTGCGACATCGTAATCACTGGAGCGAATGATATAAGTGAAATATTTGGGTTTCCCGAACAAGGAAAACCTAAGGACGAGGAGTTTGCCTTCCAAGCCAAAAAACTAATGGAGCGCTACCCTGACATAAAGAAAGTAGCCGACAAAGAACGGAATTCTCTCAACGCTTCGCACAACACACTAAAAGGCAGGATGTGGGATGGGGAACAACTCCTCCTTACCGAAACGCTTGATGTTACCCATATTATAGATAGAGTGGGAACTGGCGATGCATATGCCGCTGGGCTAATATACGGTTTGCTACATCTAGAAAGCGACCAGCATGCCCTTGAGTTTGCCATAGCTGCCTGCGCTCTCAAACACACCATAGAAGGTGATGCCAACATGGTGTCTGTTTCTGATGTGGAAGGTTTGGTAGGAGGAAATACTTCTGGAGCCATTATTAGGTAG
- a CDS encoding formylglycine-generating enzyme family protein — protein MNQHKIREEISSIMVEIPSGEITMRDDRLKEAWPVEINPFLLSKHVVTQVFYREITNKNPSEFEGEKRPVEGVSWKDAIEFCNLLSERLGLEKCYIVTAEKEETSFDEKANGFRLPTEAEWEFACKAGTKGGRYGEIDTIAWYRNNAGGQTQEVGLKEPNSFGLYDMLGNVWEWCSDIYDETVYGSYRIIRGGGWNDEERGCLATNRRRSHPIAFKIDDLGFRIARNIF, from the coding sequence ATGAATCAACATAAAATAAGAGAGGAAATATCAAGTATAATGGTGGAGATTCCTAGCGGTGAAATCACTATGAGGGATGACCGCTTAAAGGAAGCTTGGCCTGTAGAGATTAATCCATTTTTACTTTCAAAACATGTAGTTACACAGGTATTCTACAGAGAAATAACCAACAAGAACCCGAGTGAATTTGAGGGGGAGAAAAGACCGGTAGAAGGTGTTTCGTGGAAGGATGCTATTGAGTTTTGCAACTTGCTTTCGGAGAGGTTGGGGTTGGAAAAATGCTACATTGTAACAGCTGAGAAAGAAGAAACCTCATTTGATGAAAAAGCCAACGGCTTTAGGTTACCAACCGAAGCGGAATGGGAGTTTGCTTGCAAAGCAGGGACGAAAGGAGGCAGATACGGAGAAATTGATACTATAGCTTGGTACAGAAACAATGCTGGAGGGCAAACGCAGGAAGTTGGTCTGAAAGAACCAAATAGTTTCGGACTGTACGATATGCTGGGAAATGTGTGGGAATGGTGCTCAGATATTTATGACGAGACGGTATATGGCTCTTACCGAATAATAAGAGGGGGAGGATGGAACGATGAAGAGCGAGGCTGCCTAGCAACAAATCGCAGAAGAAGCCACCCGATTGCGTTTAAGATAGATGACTTGGGTTTTCGTATCGCAAGAAATATTTTTTAG
- a CDS encoding amidohydrolase family protein: MRKLFFLFIILFITTSCAKQKHEINLTNGLYITNATVISSEDGDFQPFTGYVVAEGTKIVYVGEEDPNIKGQFQTIDGKGKYLIPGLIDSHVHMTEVQGMAYHHKEKFPELAKAYNIQMPRSYLYFGFTTLINLGGVSEEQVAFFNSQPLKPGLYHTGRSGASVANGYPMNFAPAEFRFELTPNFIYLESEAENIPAKFDPANHSPEAVVSRIKESGAIAVKSYYETGFRGMPRLPVPTKEIMSDLLENAHKNNLILTAHGNSLEAHSFLSDVGVDVIAHGLWNWGKYSYVPADSFPNEIKEVLDIQIEKQIGYTPTLTVIEGERVLADSSFLDDPQLKNVVPKEMLDWYKTEEGQWFAKDLFSDLSTERVNKIYGNIQTHGQQALKYLSDNGGLVLFGTDTPSAPTYGNQPGYNGYREIQLMYEAGISLDKILASATVNNAKAFHLDSLLGSIETGKLANMLLLSKNPLEHVEAYDNIGTIILEGKSIERKELAMQE, translated from the coding sequence ATGAGAAAACTATTTTTTTTGTTCATTATCCTATTTATCACCACTTCATGTGCCAAACAAAAACATGAAATAAACCTGACAAACGGTCTTTATATTACTAATGCAACAGTGATCAGTTCGGAAGATGGGGACTTCCAGCCTTTTACAGGATATGTAGTCGCTGAAGGAACGAAAATAGTGTATGTAGGCGAAGAAGACCCGAACATAAAGGGGCAGTTCCAAACGATAGATGGCAAGGGGAAGTATTTGATTCCCGGGCTGATTGATAGCCATGTGCATATGACTGAGGTACAAGGGATGGCGTATCATCATAAAGAAAAATTCCCAGAGCTTGCCAAGGCCTATAATATCCAAATGCCAAGAAGTTATCTGTACTTTGGCTTTACCACGTTGATCAATTTGGGCGGGGTTTCCGAGGAGCAAGTAGCGTTTTTTAATAGCCAACCGCTAAAACCGGGGTTATACCATACGGGCAGGTCTGGCGCTTCGGTAGCCAATGGTTATCCTATGAATTTTGCCCCCGCAGAATTCAGGTTTGAGTTAACACCAAATTTTATCTACTTAGAAAGCGAGGCGGAAAATATTCCTGCTAAGTTCGATCCTGCCAACCATTCACCAGAAGCTGTAGTGAGCCGGATAAAGGAGTCAGGTGCAATTGCCGTGAAATCTTACTACGAAACAGGTTTCCGAGGTATGCCAAGGTTGCCCGTTCCCACCAAAGAGATTATGAGTGATTTATTAGAAAACGCTCATAAAAACAACTTGATTTTAACAGCACATGGAAACTCCCTGGAGGCGCATTCATTTTTGAGTGATGTTGGTGTAGATGTAATAGCTCATGGGCTTTGGAACTGGGGGAAATATAGCTATGTCCCTGCTGATTCTTTTCCCAATGAAATAAAAGAAGTATTAGATATTCAGATTGAAAAACAAATTGGGTACACCCCTACCCTCACCGTAATTGAAGGGGAAAGAGTTCTGGCTGATTCCAGTTTTTTAGACGACCCCCAACTTAAAAATGTAGTCCCTAAAGAAATGCTTGACTGGTACAAAACCGAAGAGGGTCAGTGGTTTGCAAAAGACTTGTTTAGCGATCTTTCTACTGAAAGAGTGAATAAAATTTACGGCAATATCCAAACTCATGGGCAACAAGCTTTGAAGTACTTATCGGACAATGGAGGATTGGTTTTGTTTGGCACGGACACGCCTTCTGCCCCAACGTATGGAAACCAACCGGGCTACAACGGGTACAGAGAAATACAGTTGATGTATGAAGCTGGAATTTCCTTGGATAAAATCCTAGCCTCAGCTACGGTGAATAATGCTAAGGCTTTCCACCTCGATTCACTTTTGGGTTCAATTGAAACCGGAAAGCTTGCCAATATGCTGCTTTTATCAAAAAACCCCTTGGAACATGTAGAGGCCTATGATAACATCGGAACAATCATATTAGAAGGAAAGAGCATCGAAAGAAAGGAGCTAGCAATGCAGGAGTAG